The Pristiophorus japonicus isolate sPriJap1 chromosome 13, sPriJap1.hap1, whole genome shotgun sequence genome contains the following window.
GAGCAAAGTGAGTTCCTTTTGTACAGTAAATGCTATGATTTCTTTCTTTGATGAAAGTCATCAATAGAGTGTTGCTTGTATTATCTCACTTTCTCATTATATGTAGATAGTTAATGACCAACGTTTAGCCTTTTGTATCTATTTCACCAACTTTAATTGAAGGTTgcaaaagcatagtatgcaggaaaagcaggtgatcaggaaggctaatagtatcttcgcctttattgcaaaggggatggagaataaaagcagggaagtcttgctacagctatatagggttttggtgaggctacacctggaataccgtgtgaagttttggtttccatatttacgaaaggatatacttgctttggaggcagttcagagaaggtgcagtaggtgattccagggatgagggggttgacttatgaggaaaggttgaataggttgggcctctactggcattcagaagaatgaggatcttatcgaaacatataagattatgaggggacttgacaaggatgtttccactgataggggagactagaaatagagggcatgatcttagaataaggggccacccatttaaaacagagatgaggaggaatttcttctctcagaggttgtaaatctgtggaatttgccgcctcagagagctgtggaagctgggacattgaataaatttaagacagaaatagacagttacttgagcgataaggggttatggggagcgggcggggaagtggagctgagtccatgatcagatcagccatgatattgaatggcggagcaggctcaaggggccgtatggcctactcctgttcctatttcttatgctcttaatgtCAATGATATGAATAGATTAACTATAATAAATGTAACTCTGTAATGCACAAACTAGAATTATGATTAATAAGTTAAATGAAGTAGCTTAAAGCACAGGTCAGACTGCCCAGTGATTTTCTGACAGCCCTTTCTCTTCCAGCATTCTGAGAGCAAGTCCTCGCTGATTGATCAAGTGAACTGGGCTGATGGGTTTGTCGTGGTGTACAATATTGGTGACCGGTCCTCCTTTGTCTCTGCAAAAGCACTCATTCGGCGGATACGAGAACTGAATAGTGAAATTTGCAAAAGGTAAGAGCACATTACTCTGTTACACTCTCGTACTCTGGTTACGCCTTGATTTGGGCTAGTTAGATCTATTCAGTGGCTGACTCTTCATCTCACTTACAGCAACTTTTTCTGCATTCTGTTGTTAGATTTTCCCACTCACTTCAACAATAACTACATAGTCACTCTTGTTGACTggtgaattttttaaaaatgttgatGCATCTTGACATGTTACACTCATCAGATGCACATGCTTATAGTTCCTTTCATATAGGAAGTAGATACAAAATGCTATAGTCACCACAGGAAGCATGCAGTCCTTTATTTGGGTAGTCTCTGTCTCATTCATCCAGAACTTCAGCTGGAGTAATGtgctcttcatagaatcatagatagaatcatacagcacggaagaaggctatttggcctgtcgagcccgtgccagctcactgcaagagcacttcagctagtcccactcccccgccctttcctcgtagccctgcaaatttttttccttcaggtacttatccaactcccacgattgagtctgcctccaccaccctttcaggcagtgcattccagatcctaaccacttgctgcgtaaaatgtttttcctcatgttgaccatggccttcacatccttcctaaagtgcggtgcccagaattggacacaatactccagttgaggccgaaccagtgttttatacagattcatcatactgtccacgcttttgtactctatacatcTATTCATGTAAGGTCTTTTGTTCTAGATAGCTAGATAGATTGAACTGTTGTGCCCTTGACCTGCATTACACCTGATGTGGGAGTGCGTGATGCTCCCACTCCGTCCCCTGAGGAGCCAGAAACAGTGCTCCCATCTTTGAAGAAATTATCCAGCATGAGCTTTAAGAGTGGAGCGGAGAACATTTGGAGGCTGGGGGAGGAAGCAGCAAAGAATAACTATTCTATTAATCTTGGATCATTTTATCTCATATGTGCTCATGTGATAAAGAACTATTGGCACGGCTGGTACTTTTGCATTGTGCCAGTACTTGTGTGCACATAGGAAGCACAAGAAAAGTAATGTACAGGAAAAGCTTGATCAGAATGCTAAATAAACACTGTGGAAGTTTTGACATATGCAATTGTGGTCAATTTAACTATACTGCGTCACAATTACATTTTAAAGATGTTAGCATTTCCTGACTAGTTTTTAAGCATGCTCAAATCCAAGCAAAGCTCAGAACAGTTCtttaggatgtaatgagcaggatggataagggagaccagtggatgtggtgtatttggatttccagaaggcattcgataaggtgccacatgaagaggttactgcacaagataaaagttcaccgggtcgggggtaatatattagcatggatagaggattggttaactaacagaaaacagagagtcgggataaatgggtaattttccagttcgcaaacagtggctagtggggtgcctcagggatcggtgctgggtcctcaactatttacaatctatattaatgacttggatgaaggaactgagtgtaatgtagccaagttttctgatgatacaaagatgggtgggaaagcaaattgtgaggaggacacaaataatgtgcaaagggatatagacaggctaagtgaatgggcaaaaatttggcagatggagtataatgtgggaaaatatgaggttatccactttggcagaaataatagaaaagcaaattacaaataaatgaagaaaaattgcaaagtgctgcagtacagagggacctggggttcttgtgcatgaaacacaaaatgttagcatgcaggtacagcaagtaatcaggaaggcaaatggaatgttggcctttattgcaagggggatagagtataaaagcagagaagttctgctacaactgtacagggtattggtgaggccacacctagagtactgcgtacaattttggtctccgtatttaaggaaggatatacttgcattggaggctgttcagagaagattcactaggttgattccagagatgagagggttaacttatgaagataggttgggcctatacacattggagttcagaagaatgagaggtgatcttattgaaacatataagataatgagggggctcaacaaggtggatgcagagaggaaatttccactcataggggaaactaaaactagggggcatagtctcagaataaggggccacccatttaaaactgagatgaggagaaatttcttctctcagacggttgtaaatctatggaattctctgccccagagagctgtggaggctgggtcattgaatatatttaaggcggagatagacgtatttttgaatgataaaggaatcaagggttatggggagtgggcggggaagtagagttgaggccaagatcagatcaaccatgatactgaatgacggagcaggctcgaggggccaaatgtcccactcctgctcctattttttatgttcttattttatcaTCATTACACCACTGtgcctaaagcaaaatactgcgggtgctggaatctgaaataaaaacagagactgctggaaatctcagcgggtcagacagcatctgtgacgACCCTTCataagaactgccgaatgttcgaaaaaggcacattcttaagcactgaaagggggaggggagcaaagaacaaaagggaaggtctgtgatagggtggaagacagcaaAGATTAGAGAcaccaaagggatgatgggctgaattgaaatggtaatgacagaagttagaaaaaggttattctggatagggtgtgaatggcggaataatgaccagaaaATGGGAGTGGTGATTAAGAGCGAAGGTTGTCAAACTCAGTGTTAcggctggaaggctgtaaagtgccgaacagaaagatgaggtgctgtttcatgagcttgcgttgaacttcattggaacagataGTAGGCCGAGaacagaaaggtcagagtgagatgGAGAGGTCAAGTGGGATTGGGATGGAGAAGAAACGATGTTTGTGTTATTTACTTACTGAAATTTAACCACATGAATGTGCCCCTTTAATTAGTTTAAATTTATTGTAAAATAGTAAATTATATCGATTGCGAAGAAATAAACATGGATTTCTAAAGCTGTGTACAGcgctatgtatttattgtactatagATTTTCACATTACTTTTCTCAGTGCACAATAATATACAATTGTCCAATTATGTTGATGGAACAGTTAAACAATGAGCTTCCTGATCTAtttgagaggggaggggggggtattGTTTGGACATAAAGTatgagaatgtttttttttaatttgtaaaaAATCATTGCAGGCTAGGTTGGACACATGGGTTACACAGGACATTGCTAGCAACATGGGAAATGATGTAGCCTTGATTTTCTGATCAGTGTTGTTTTAATGCTGGCATTAACCCAATGGCTAAAATTACACTGATTGGAAAATCTAGGTTTGTATTTTCAGTTCATTAGCTATAAATCTAGAATCTTATGTGCAATACTACCATTGCTTCCTATAATAAATTGTAAAACTTCTAATTTTGGAAATAATTAAAAAGATATATCTGAGCTCTGTACCCAGTGTATGGACTGTAACTAGTAGGGCTAGAGCTATACTACATAATCTAGACTACTGATGCGATCAAAACATTTGTGTTTTCAAAAGTGTCAACTTCAGCAAAACTATTATGTTGTGGAGCCCGGTTGAGTTTACTTTCATGACTCCGTGTTCTGAAAATTATAATTATTAGAATTTGTAGTCTTGATTATTTCCCATACCATGATCTGTGAAGAACCAAAACCAtatttgccttttttttttaaatcattgtaTATAAAGATGCATATTCCCTTTCTTAGAAATGATTTAAATCAGGTTTAGCGTACCTATCCAAAAATAAAGCTCTTAATCATCTCATATGTGTTTCAACAAGAATTCTTAACTGACATTGGACCTTGTAGGTGAACAGATTTTCTTAATTTTTGTTATGCTATTATATGGTTAAATACACTGCAGCTGAAAGACTGAACTTTGTAACATTTGGCTCAGTTAAGTGACTTGTTTATTGCTTGAGAAGTGATGAAGGATCGCTATTATAGGTGCTTTGTGATTGATCGGTTTTATCACTAGTCCCTCATTGGTTGATTTTTGGTTGTACTTAAAATCATCCATTTAAAAATTGCACCCACCTGCCATTGTGTTTGCTAGTCATAAACAATGATTACAAAACGATTACTAATTCTTTTGCCAAAGAAAGATAAGCCAGAGTGAGCAAGTCTCAGTTTAAACACTTGCTTATtacagtggatttttttaaccaaaGTTTAGGCCCTTGAATATGTtttgctttcatagaaacatagaaacatagaaaataggtgcaggagtaggccattcggcccttctagcctgcaccgccattcaatgagttcatggctgaacattcaacttcagtaccccattcctgctttctcgccataccccttgatccccctagtagtaaggacctcatctaactcctttttgaatatatttagtgaattggcctcaacaactttctgtggtagagaattccacaggttcaccactctctgggtgaagaagttcctccgcatctcggtcctaaatggcttaccccttatccttagactgtgacctctggttctggacttccccaacattgggaacattcttcctgcatctaacctgtctaaccccgtcagaattttaaatgtttctatgaggtcccctctcattcttctgaactccagtgaatacaagcccagttgatccagtctttcttgataggtcagtcccgccatcccgggaatcagtctggtgaaccttcgctgcactccctcaatagcaagaatgtccttcctcaggttaggagaccaaaactgtacacaatactccaggtgtggcctcaccaatgccctgtacaactatagcaacacctccctgcccctgtactcaaatccccttgctatgaaggccaatcaaGGTAAATACTTTCAACATTTCATATGATTTATATTGGCAAGGAGAGTATTTAACAACATTTCTTGACAACTACTTGGCATCCAATAGTAATAATTTATAGTGATTCAAAGAAAAATTAAGTGTTCAACAAGATAAAAGAGAAATTTTAAAAAAGTAGTTTTTGAAGTTTATTTGTAAAGTTCAAGATTGATTGAAAAGAACAGTTTCCATGAGTTTAATTTAAAGGTGTTACCTTATAACATGACAATAATTTAACACTTACACCTGTAGATGCTTTGCCACTTTTCTAGGTACTAATTCCCATGCAATCTGGAGATGGAGTGGAAAGGGTATAGAAGATTTACATTGGATACATTGGGTGTTTAAGGCCCAATCTTCTGAGTGGCCCAGGGAACCTCCCCACAAGCTCTGATATTGGGAGTTCACAGGGGCAGTGCTCATGATTTGCTATTATGCATGGTCAGAGAAAGTGCATACTTGGAAAACTAGGGCTTTAGTATCCATAATCCAGAATGCAGCCATTGCTGAGTGCCACATGTATTACATAGTTCTTCTCAAAGATGTGCAAGTAGCTATTCTATTCAACTTCCGGCATCAACATGTGCAGAATTAATTTAAATTTGAAATTGCAGTGGAAAGGGAAGCAATAGCAAGATATTACAGTGCTGGAAATCCATCTGCATCAAATAAAGGAACTGGGTTGtatgaacaaaaatatattcttttAACAGCTCGTATCTATGGGATCGTAAATTAGCAATTGTGAAGCTGTACCTGAAGATACATAATTGTCTTTTGGTTTCACATTTACTATGAATTGTTGGCGGTTGAAGTGTTTATGAATTTACTGACCGTTCTAACCCATTGTATTTTCTTCACTTTTATAGAGAGGTTACGTCAGTGATATTTTTAGTTGGCAATAAGCAAGACTTGTGCCATGTGAGAGAAGTGAGAGAGGAGGAAGGACTGCTCTTAGCTGGAGAAAACAAGTGCCAGTTCTGCGAACTATCTGCAGCCGAGCACCATCAAGAGGTCGCAATGATGTTTGCAAAGGCCATCAGGAATGTAAGTGGCAACCGCAGAAGAAGACCCAGTGGTTCAAAATCAATGGTTAAGCTAATTAATAATGTGTTTGGTAAAAGAAGGAAATCTGTGTAGCATGATACAATTTTCTCCATACCGACGTGTTGTAATGTATACAAGCCTCCCCCAATAATATCTGGTGTCTCCTTTTTTACCTGATCACAATCTGTAAGTGGACATTGAAGTTAATCGTTCCAGATCAACAAGAGAAAAAAAGCCCAAAAAACAATTCTATATGGATAAAAATGTTAAGCTTCCAATTGAGAAGGATCCAAATTACTGGCAGTGGGCAGGATTTTCTGAATGAGCACTACTGGCACAAATTAGTGAGTAGAGGATCGTGCAGTCTGCAGATTGGTTGCACTGACACTCCCTGCTCAAACGCCTGCTATTCAAGCCCATGGTACAAAGTTAGATTGTAAACTTTACCCTTATGTGTAATATTCTGACTTACAGTTAGTGTCTATAATACATATTGGTACATTATTACATCAAGTAAACTGTAAGTGTGCCATCTAGTCTGAATTTTGTATTATATTTTGATAACTATTTAAGTGTACATCATTTTGTGGGAGATATTACCAATGAATATTAAGGTTGGTACATACAAAATAATAGCTTGTCTGTACTTATGAATAGCTCTTCCAAGATTAACATCCACTGTTCTTTTACACTTGGGATTATATCTGGAGCATGTGTTTGGTACATCGTAAAGGTACAAAAACAAACCCTGGCTTAGTGTTACATATGTAAATATGTGAAAGTTTTGTAAATCACAAATAATATGAAGACCATATTGTACAAGTTTATGTAAATGAGCACTTTGTCAATTCTGTGATGTGTTGATTGGTTTATATACTTCTACTTATATTGTGTTCAGTGTCATGCAATTAAAAGCTTTACACTACCAACGTGTGTTAATAGTTATTTTTAAATTCCTCTAACAGCCAGTTTGGGATGAATTACTAATTAGTTTGGAATTAACATTGAAGGGTAACTTTAAAAACGTGCACTCCCAGCATGGAGCCACACACTAGGAATTTCCGTATGTGCCGCCttaattttctgtccattaaaattaatggatgAAGAATTGTGGCCGGGCACAGTAACTCTTTGGTAAGTATTCCCAGCAAGCGAGGTTTTGCACTGGAAGCACTCCTTTGTAACTTTTACCTGTTATCAGTACTTCCTCCTTTACTGTCCTATTTTGCTGCATCAATTCCTATGTGGACGATTGCAGTCTTCCCTCCTTTAGTTTTGGTTGAGTGAGAAATCAGCCTGagtattttttaaaaattcgttcctgggatgtgggcatcgctggcgaggcccagcatttactgcccatccctaattgctcttgagaaggtggtggtggtgagccgcctccttgaatcgctgcagtctgatgaaggtactcccacagcgctgttagggagggaactccagcattttgatccagcgatgatgaagggacggtgatatatttctaagtcaggatgatgtATGACTTAACAGGGaagttggaggtgatgatgttcccatgtacctgctgcccttgtccttcgaggtggtagaggtcacaggtttgggaggtgctgtagtgcatcttgcagatggtacacatggcagccatggtgcaccagcggtggagggaatgaatgctgaaggtggtggatgaggtgccaatcaagtgggctgctttgtcctggatggtgtcgagcttgttaagtgttgttggagctgcatttatccaggcaagtggagcgtattccatcaacctcctgacttgtgccttgtagatggtggaaaggctttggggagtcaggaggtgagactctgcagaatacccagcctctgacctgctcttgttgccacagtatttatatggatgGTCCAATTAAGTTGCAGGTTGATGtttggggattcagtgatggtaatgccactgaatgtcaacaggcggtggttagacactctcttgttggagatagtcattgcctggcccttgtgtggtgcaaatgttacttgccacttatcaggctaagcctgaatgtcatccagatcttgctgcatgcttcATTATCtaaagagttgcgaatggaactgaacactgcaatcaccagcaaacatccccacatctgaccttatgatggagggaaagtcattgatgaagctgctgaagatggttgggccgaggacacagccctgaggaactcctgcagca
Protein-coding sequences here:
- the rergla gene encoding ras-related and estrogen-regulated growth inhibitor-like protein; the protein is MNEIKLAVLGNDGVGKSALIVRFLTKRFIGEYASSSECIYRKRLSIDGRQMNLEIFDPCSQHSESKSSLIDQVNWADGFVVVYNIGDRSSFVSAKALIRRIRELNSEICKREVTSVIFLVGNKQDLCHVREVREEEGLLLAGENKCQFCELSAAEHHQEVAMMFAKAIRNVSGNRRRRPSGSKSMVKLINNVFGKRRKSV